One region of Halohasta litchfieldiae genomic DNA includes:
- the pdxT gene encoding pyridoxal 5'-phosphate synthase glutaminase subunit PdxT produces MKAGVIAVQGDVSEHAAAIRRAAAAHDVDCEVEAIRTSGVVGDCDVLLMPGGESTTISRLLADEGIDTEIQAHVAASKPILATCAGLIVAASDAKDDRVQTLDLLDVTVDRNAFGRQKDSFEAPLDITGLDEPFPAVFIRAPLIDAVDEDVDVIADWEDNPVAVRQGPIVATSFHPELTADTRLHQLAFFRDKQAVTPAEADQ; encoded by the coding sequence ATGAAAGCTGGCGTTATCGCAGTTCAGGGCGACGTGAGCGAACACGCCGCGGCGATCCGACGGGCCGCTGCCGCCCACGACGTCGACTGCGAGGTCGAAGCGATCCGAACCAGTGGCGTCGTCGGCGACTGTGACGTGCTCCTCATGCCGGGTGGCGAGTCGACGACCATCTCCCGACTCCTCGCAGACGAAGGCATCGACACCGAGATTCAGGCCCACGTTGCGGCAAGCAAACCGATCCTCGCCACCTGTGCGGGGCTGATCGTCGCCGCGAGCGATGCCAAGGACGACCGCGTCCAAACGCTCGACCTGCTCGATGTTACCGTCGACCGCAACGCCTTCGGTCGACAGAAAGACAGCTTCGAGGCCCCGCTCGATATTACTGGCCTCGACGAGCCGTTTCCGGCGGTCTTCATCCGCGCACCCCTGATCGACGCGGTCGACGAGGACGTCGACGTGATCGCCGACTGGGAGGACAACCCGGTTGCTGTCCGGCAGGGACCGATTGTCGCCACCTCGTTCCATCCAGAACTCACCGCCGACACGCGACTCCACCAGCTCGCGTTTTTCAGAGACAAGCAGGCAGTCACCCCCGCGGAGGCAGACCAATGA
- the hisE gene encoding phosphoribosyl-ATP diphosphatase produces MSDTEPADETADVLDELFATIKQRQEELPEDSYTASLFTHEKGENEVLEKLGEESTELILAAKDDDLEELQYESADFVYHLLVLFAMKGLDVDDLREELESRF; encoded by the coding sequence ATGAGTGATACCGAACCAGCCGACGAGACAGCAGACGTCCTCGACGAACTGTTTGCGACGATCAAACAGCGCCAAGAAGAGCTGCCCGAGGACTCCTATACAGCCTCGCTGTTCACCCACGAGAAGGGCGAAAACGAAGTGCTCGAAAAGCTCGGCGAGGAGTCGACCGAACTCATTCTGGCCGCGAAGGACGACGATCTGGAGGAACTACAGTACGAGTCGGCCGATTTCGTCTATCATCTGCTCGTGTTGTTTGCAATGAAAGGGTTGGATGTCGACGATCTGCGCGAGGAACTCGAATCCCGCTTTTGA
- a CDS encoding 50S ribosomal protein L40e codes for MPSNENATKRTLNKQICMRCNARNSPRAKSCRKCGYDRLRPKAKERRAA; via the coding sequence ATGCCTAGCAACGAGAACGCGACCAAGCGAACCCTCAACAAACAGATCTGTATGCGCTGTAACGCCCGGAACTCGCCGCGCGCCAAGAGCTGCCGGAAATGCGGCTACGACCGACTCCGACCGAAGGCCAAAGAGCGCCGCGCGGCCTAA
- a CDS encoding magnesium transporter — protein sequence MYQDTAKDVYRDALPVIVVSLVAGLFAGTILGSETMRNGIESVPGLLLLLPAFLATRGGVYGSLGARISSGLHQGIIEPRFELDERLSNAIIASFINGMSVSVFIAIVTFLVLTLTGQSGSLGQLVGIMLVAGFLSAILMLSVLVSVIILGYRRGLDPDNIIGPVVTTLGDVFGVLFLLVGVYVVGLVV from the coding sequence ATGTACCAAGATACGGCCAAGGACGTCTACCGGGACGCCTTGCCCGTCATCGTCGTCAGCCTCGTTGCGGGGCTGTTTGCGGGGACGATCCTCGGCAGCGAAACCATGCGAAACGGGATCGAAAGCGTTCCCGGACTTCTGTTGCTTCTCCCGGCGTTTCTGGCGACCCGCGGCGGCGTCTACGGCTCCCTTGGTGCCCGAATCTCCAGCGGCCTCCATCAGGGGATTATCGAACCCCGGTTCGAACTCGACGAACGGCTCTCGAATGCGATCATCGCCTCCTTTATAAATGGAATGTCCGTCTCGGTGTTTATCGCCATCGTCACGTTCCTCGTACTGACGCTTACCGGCCAGTCGGGCAGCCTCGGTCAGCTTGTCGGCATCATGCTCGTTGCAGGGTTTCTGAGTGCCATCCTCATGCTTTCAGTGCTCGTTTCGGTGATCATCCTCGGCTATCGTCGCGGGCTCGACCCCGACAACATCATTGGCCCGGTTGTGACGACTCTCGGTGACGTGTTTGGCGTGCTATTCTTGCTGGTCGGCGTCTACGTCGTGGGGTTGGTGGTATGA
- the pheA gene encoding prephenate dehydratase, with translation MDAVTLGPAGTYSHRAASAVADDVSFRESVTAIIEAVADGSFERGVVPIENSIEGSVTETLDALADRDVAVVSEIITPIRHALLAQSEEFETVASHSQALAQCRTYLETNYPEAKQEAVASTARGVQRAREDSSIAAIGHPSNATNGSELQVLAEDIQDQDSNATRFFLLAPASEQSDAGGKTSLIVYPNVNYPGLLLELLETFADRNINLSRVESRPSGNRLGDYLFHFDIEAGVYESRVQEALDEIEGIVDEGWVRNLGSYDTKHVLY, from the coding sequence ATGGATGCCGTTACGCTCGGTCCTGCCGGGACCTACTCACACCGTGCCGCCAGCGCCGTCGCTGACGATGTCTCGTTCCGCGAGTCGGTGACTGCCATCATCGAAGCCGTCGCCGATGGCAGTTTCGAACGCGGTGTCGTCCCCATCGAAAACAGCATCGAGGGCAGCGTCACCGAGACGCTCGACGCGCTCGCAGACCGTGACGTCGCGGTCGTTAGCGAGATTATTACGCCGATTAGGCACGCCCTACTCGCCCAGAGCGAGGAGTTTGAGACCGTGGCCAGCCACTCACAGGCCCTCGCCCAGTGTCGAACCTACTTGGAAACGAACTACCCCGAAGCCAAACAGGAAGCCGTCGCCAGCACCGCCCGTGGGGTTCAGCGGGCCCGCGAGGATTCATCTATTGCGGCCATTGGACACCCCTCGAACGCGACCAACGGTAGTGAACTGCAGGTGCTGGCCGAAGACATTCAGGATCAAGACTCCAACGCGACACGGTTCTTTCTCCTAGCCCCTGCCTCGGAACAATCCGATGCCGGCGGGAAGACCTCGCTGATCGTCTATCCGAACGTCAACTATCCCGGGTTGTTGCTCGAACTGTTGGAAACGTTCGCCGACCGCAATATCAACCTCTCGCGGGTCGAATCCCGCCCCAGCGGCAACCGGCTCGGTGACTATCTGTTCCACTTCGACATCGAGGCCGGCGTCTACGAGAGCCGGGTTCAGGAAGCACTCGACGAAATCGAGGGGATCGTCGACGAGGGGTGGGTCCGAAACCTCGGCTCCTACGACACGAAACACGTGCTGTACTGA
- a CDS encoding DUF7090 family protein — MDYTLAIENAPETIPAGTGLLLLHPSIGETDRIDTDFLKTDTEHFLVISTRTTAREVEQKLEHYDVDESDAVILDTLSVERGYSRRGTEDVHYVSSPDDLDGIVTQTENFLANHDGKVRISVDSLTEMIYYADEEGVYEATKQILQLLDDHDAVGIFHLSKEVHDQDTLDRFHELFDGVLDLGDDGSVTVDF, encoded by the coding sequence ATGGACTATACGTTAGCTATTGAGAACGCACCCGAAACCATCCCTGCCGGGACAGGGCTCCTGCTGCTCCATCCCAGTATCGGCGAAACCGACCGAATCGACACCGACTTTCTGAAGACTGATACCGAACATTTCCTCGTCATCTCGACACGAACCACTGCCCGCGAAGTCGAACAGAAACTCGAACATTACGACGTCGACGAGTCCGACGCAGTCATCCTCGACACGCTGTCGGTCGAACGCGGCTACTCTCGCCGCGGCACCGAGGACGTCCACTACGTCTCCTCGCCCGACGATCTCGACGGCATCGTCACACAGACCGAAAACTTCCTCGCAAACCACGATGGCAAAGTTCGAATCAGCGTCGACTCGCTCACGGAAATGATCTACTACGCCGACGAAGAGGGCGTCTACGAGGCAACCAAACAGATCCTCCAACTCCTCGACGACCACGACGCGGTCGGTATCTTCCATCTGTCGAAGGAAGTCCACGACCAGGACACTCTCGACCGGTTCCACGAGCTGTTCGATGGCGTGCTGGACCTCGGCGATGACGGCAGCGTAACCGTCGATTTCTAA
- a CDS encoding DUF7089 family protein, with protein sequence MFSERSLSPAVAAVRDQYAPDTTVLDVDQDFETLPPAVAEDLGLLADSLDPASYPVDWLPEHTPTVLEQYAGPAFTIGMPDDGTVVWTRQTEPPTVLLKQRAEGTPNGFLDFLIAEALVQIGCGIPEQFLPFFGPQYAELAEVTGLGPADVYQMAAALFEGWVGLQTREEFTSWDDQPEFEPLYETWVDAGDRLEGRLNDLSRSVAHGEMTFPEATEYACSAIKHGLELPTPFSALDTDAFREHEAAYAVQWAEKTVSSLSESTE encoded by the coding sequence ATGTTTAGCGAACGGTCGCTGTCTCCGGCGGTGGCGGCTGTCCGAGACCAGTACGCACCCGACACAACAGTCCTCGATGTCGACCAAGATTTCGAGACGCTTCCACCAGCGGTCGCTGAAGACCTCGGCTTGCTGGCTGACAGCTTGGACCCCGCCAGCTACCCCGTCGACTGGCTCCCAGAGCACACGCCGACCGTGCTTGAACAGTACGCTGGCCCGGCGTTTACCATCGGGATGCCGGATGACGGCACCGTCGTCTGGACGCGACAGACCGAGCCGCCGACGGTGCTGCTCAAACAGCGCGCCGAAGGAACGCCGAACGGGTTTCTCGACTTTCTGATCGCAGAGGCACTGGTCCAGATCGGCTGTGGGATCCCCGAACAGTTCCTGCCGTTTTTCGGCCCACAGTACGCTGAACTGGCCGAGGTAACTGGGCTGGGTCCTGCTGATGTCTATCAGATGGCCGCCGCGCTGTTCGAGGGATGGGTTGGCCTCCAGACCCGCGAGGAGTTCACCTCGTGGGACGACCAACCGGAGTTCGAACCGCTATACGAGACGTGGGTCGACGCAGGCGACCGACTCGAAGGTCGACTGAATGACCTGTCTCGCTCGGTCGCCCACGGCGAGATGACGTTCCCTGAAGCGACCGAGTACGCCTGTTCGGCGATTAAACACGGCCTAGAGCTTCCAACACCGTTTAGCGCGCTCGATACCGACGCCTTCCGGGAGCACGAAGCAGCCTACGCCGTCCAGTGGGCCGAGAAAACGGTGTCGTCGCTCAGTGAGTCGACCGAGTAG
- the trxA gene encoding thioredoxin has product MTVRITDFYADWCGPCKTQDPILDELEADYEDVEFAKVDVDEEQDVANQYQVRSLPTLVIENDDGIVDRFVGVTQREDLEAALDEAGA; this is encoded by the coding sequence ATGACGGTTCGAATCACAGATTTCTACGCAGACTGGTGTGGCCCGTGTAAGACGCAGGACCCGATCCTCGACGAACTCGAAGCCGACTACGAGGACGTCGAGTTTGCGAAGGTCGACGTCGACGAAGAACAAGACGTCGCCAATCAGTATCAGGTTCGGTCGCTGCCGACGCTGGTGATCGAAAACGACGACGGGATCGTCGACCGCTTTGTCGGCGTCACCCAGCGCGAGGACCTCGAAGCCGCCCTCGACGAGGCCGGCGCGTAG
- a CDS encoding Hsp20/alpha crystallin family protein — translation MDGRSNPFRELDELIQRMNQQFGEFSGSFETESMLATDVSADVADQGDQLVVTVDLPGYSQDDIDLTVDREMLTISAEYEESEAEETAQYHRQERRRESVRRQIPLPEEIKAQEASASYNNGVLTVTLPKLEPEESGGYQIDVE, via the coding sequence ATGGATGGACGATCAAACCCGTTCCGAGAACTCGACGAACTGATCCAACGAATGAACCAGCAGTTCGGCGAATTCAGTGGGAGTTTCGAGACCGAAAGCATGCTGGCGACCGATGTAAGCGCGGATGTGGCCGATCAGGGCGACCAACTGGTCGTCACTGTCGACCTCCCGGGGTATTCACAGGACGACATCGACCTCACAGTCGACAGAGAGATGCTGACGATCAGCGCGGAGTACGAGGAAAGCGAGGCCGAAGAAACTGCCCAGTACCACCGCCAAGAGCGACGGCGTGAGTCGGTGCGTCGACAGATTCCGCTTCCCGAGGAAATCAAGGCCCAAGAGGCATCGGCCAGCTACAACAACGGCGTGCTAACGGTCACACTGCCGAAACTCGAACCCGAGGAAAGCGGCGGTTACCAGATCGACGTCGAATAG
- a CDS encoding preprotein translocase subunit Sec61beta has product MSSGGNSGGLMSSAGLVRYFDSEDRNAIRINPKTVIAFCLLFGILVQILSLTIA; this is encoded by the coding sequence ATGAGCTCAGGTGGCAACTCCGGCGGGCTAATGTCCAGTGCCGGACTCGTGCGGTATTTCGACTCCGAGGATCGCAACGCGATCCGTATCAATCCGAAAACAGTCATCGCCTTCTGTCTGCTGTTCGGCATCCTCGTGCAGATCCTCTCGCTGACTATCGCCTGA